A segment of the Pseudomonas versuta genome:
CTTCGGGTTCTTGGTCATCACCCTGGCAGTGTCCTGGAAAATCAAGACGTCACGTTTGGGCTATTACCTCATCGCCGTGCGCGAGCGTGAAGACGCGGCGCATGCAGTGGGGGTCAACTCGGTAAAAGTGAAGCTCATAGCAGTGGTGCTGTCTGCTTTCCTGACCAGTCTGATCGGCAGTTTCCATGCGATGTACCTGACGTTTATTGAGCCGGGGTCCATGTTCTCTCTCGACTTGTCGATCCAGATTGCGATGTTCGCGCTGATCGGTGGTCTGGGTACGGTTTCGGGGCCGCTGATCGGCACTCTTCTGGTTCTGCCGCTGGCCGAGCTTGCCCGTGGCTGGCTCGGAGACATGGGCAGCGGTGTACATGGCCTGGTGTACGGCATTGTCCTGGTGGTGGTGGTACTCACTATTCCCCAAGGGCTTGTGGGCAGGTTCGGCGCGAGAGTGTTTGGCTGGATCGATTCGTTACCTGGCGGCAAGACACCGCAGCGCAGGCCGGCACCGCTCGCAACTGTTTCGCCGACGCCACAGCGCCCGGTGACAAAGGGCGAGCCGATTCTTGTTGCAAAGCATTTGCACAAGTTTTTCGGCGGTTTGCACGCCACCAACGATGTGTCATTGAGCCTGGCCGAAGGTGAGATCGTCGGGGTTATCGGCCCGAACGGCGCGGGTAAAACCACCGTGTTTAACCAATTGTCAGGCTTCCTCTTGCCGTCCGAGGGGAGGGTCAGGGTGCGCCTGCCGGACGGTGAGTGGGTGACACCCGCCAGCCCGGCAGAGTTTGCAAGGGCAGGAATCGGCCGGACCTTCCAGATCGTGCAGCCATTTGCTGATCTGAGCGTGAGTGAAAACATCATGCTCGGTGCGTTCATGCATACCGCCGACACGGACGAGGCCCGGGCTATCGCCAGCCAGGTCGCGCAGTTGACGGATCTGGCAGCCTTGCTCGACACCAGGGCCCGAAACCTCACCGTAGGCGGCATGAAGCGCCTTGAAATGGCCCGGGCACTGGCGACCCGTCCGCGAATCCTGTTGCTTGATGAGGTGATGGCCGGCCTCAATCCGACCGATGTGGTCAAGGCCATCGAAGTCATTCGCCGGGTTCGCGACTCCGGTGTGAGTGTGCTGATGATTGAGCACCTGATGCAGGCCACCATGAGTCTGTCCGATCGAATTATCGTCATCAGCTCAGGCTCGATGCTGACCCAGGGTGCGCCTCAGGATGTGATCAATGATCCCCGGGTAATCGAGGCCTATCTGGGCAAGGAGTACAGCCATGCTTAAGTTGACTGATGTGCATGCCGGGTATGGCGGTACCGAGATTTTGCGCGGTGTTTCATTTGAAGTGAATGCCGGTGAAGTCATCACCATTGTCGGTGCCAACGGTGCCGGCAAAACCACCACGCTGCGCAGCCTTTGTGGTGTGGTGGAGCCCACCCGGGGCACCATCGAGTTTGAAGGCGAGCGCATTGACGGGCGCCGTCCCGACCAGATTGTTGCAGCAGGTCTGACCCTTATCCCGGAAGGGCGACAGCTGTTTCCTTTCTTGAGTGTGCGCGACAATTTGCTGATGGGGGCCTACAAGCGCAGCGCACGTTTGAATTACAAAAAGCAGCTGGATGATGTGCTTGATCTGTTTCCTCGAGTACGCGAACGGCTGGAGCAAAATGCCGGGACCCTGTCGGGCGGTGAGCAGCAAATGGTTGCCATTGCCCGTGGCCTCATGGCGCAACCCAAGTTGCTGATGTTCGATGAACCGTCCCTGGGCCTCTCGCCGCTGCTGGTTTCCCAGGTCTTCGACATCATCAACAAGATCCTGGCGCTCGGCACCACGGTGCTGATCGTCGAGCAGAACATCGTTCACACACTGCGCATCGCCGATCGCGGGTACGTACTCGAAAACGGCGAAGTGGTACTCAGCGGGACGGGGCAGGAGTTACTCGATAACCCCCACGTCAAGCGCGCATACCTGGGGCTGTAAGCCGGTGACCGGGTCACCTACGATTATCAAGTAAGAGGCGGGTCATGAAAAATCTCCGACATGCCGGACGTGTAGTCCTGGTCACGGGCGCCGGTGGCGGAATCGGCGCTGCTATCGCCCGGCTGTATTGCGAAGAAGGCGCCAGTGTTGCACTGGTTGATTTTGATGAGGCCAGTGTGCGGCAGCAGGCGGCTTTGCTGCGCGAGGCCGGACATACGGTTGAATGGGCCAACGCCGATGTCGCGCAGTATGACGCGTGTGCAAGGGCTTGCGCTCAGCTCGCGGCGAAGCTCGGCCCGATCGACACGCTGATCAACAATGCCGGGGTGTCGCCCAAGCACAACGGTGCTCCGGCGCCGGTCTGGGAAATGCACCCGCAAGAGTGGGAGAGGGTGGTCGGGATCAACCTTACGGGTTCTTTCAATCTTGTACGGGTGCTGACGCCGTCGATGGTCGAGCGCCGCTTCGGGCGCATTGTTAACATGTCGTCCGTCGCAGGGAGTGCATACCTGCCCATAGTGGCGGTTCATTACAGCGCTACCAAAGCGGCGATTATCGGTTTTACCCGGCATT
Coding sequences within it:
- a CDS encoding SDR family oxidoreductase; this encodes MKNLRHAGRVVLVTGAGGGIGAAIARLYCEEGASVALVDFDEASVRQQAALLREAGHTVEWANADVAQYDACARACAQLAAKLGPIDTLINNAGVSPKHNGAPAPVWEMHPQEWERVVGINLTGSFNLVRVLTPSMVERRFGRIVNMSSVAGSAYLPIVAVHYSATKAAIIGFTRHLAGELGPYGITANALAPGRIETPMLKTVSAQANQAVAAETPLRRLGTPLEVAKVACFLTSNESDFVTGQVVDVAGGWLMR
- a CDS encoding ABC transporter permease subunit, with product MNILHPRVYMSFLLLALLLIIPISAGSPFVYHLFILICSYAALASAWNIVGGFAGQLSLGHAVFYGVGAYTTTLLMINFGLSPWIGMFAGAILSALVAIVISWPCFRLRGPFFALATIAVLEVVRLVAINQHDVTGGAAGLGVPLKLGFEWMLFRPRWPYLLIAFGFLVITLAVSWKIKTSRLGYYLIAVREREDAAHAVGVNSVKVKLIAVVLSAFLTSLIGSFHAMYLTFIEPGSMFSLDLSIQIAMFALIGGLGTVSGPLIGTLLVLPLAELARGWLGDMGSGVHGLVYGIVLVVVVLTIPQGLVGRFGARVFGWIDSLPGGKTPQRRPAPLATVSPTPQRPVTKGEPILVAKHLHKFFGGLHATNDVSLSLAEGEIVGVIGPNGAGKTTVFNQLSGFLLPSEGRVRVRLPDGEWVTPASPAEFARAGIGRTFQIVQPFADLSVSENIMLGAFMHTADTDEARAIASQVAQLTDLAALLDTRARNLTVGGMKRLEMARALATRPRILLLDEVMAGLNPTDVVKAIEVIRRVRDSGVSVLMIEHLMQATMSLSDRIIVISSGSMLTQGAPQDVINDPRVIEAYLGKEYSHA
- a CDS encoding ABC transporter ATP-binding protein; translated protein: MLKLTDVHAGYGGTEILRGVSFEVNAGEVITIVGANGAGKTTTLRSLCGVVEPTRGTIEFEGERIDGRRPDQIVAAGLTLIPEGRQLFPFLSVRDNLLMGAYKRSARLNYKKQLDDVLDLFPRVRERLEQNAGTLSGGEQQMVAIARGLMAQPKLLMFDEPSLGLSPLLVSQVFDIINKILALGTTVLIVEQNIVHTLRIADRGYVLENGEVVLSGTGQELLDNPHVKRAYLGL